One genomic region from Harpia harpyja isolate bHarHar1 chromosome 1, bHarHar1 primary haplotype, whole genome shotgun sequence encodes:
- the IL6 gene encoding interleukin-6, with product MKFPQGCDRDRDCDRAGRRRPPALRAAAAAALPPLLLLLLLPRAAAAPLAAAADSSGEAEPEEAAGRRAALPDCVRLARLLHARAAQLQEEMCEKFTVCKNSMEMLAQNNLNLPKVTEEDGCLLAGFDEDKCLRKISSGLYTFQTYLEYIQETFTSEKQNVESLCYSTEHLAHTIRQMVINPDEVIIPDSATQESLRAKLKSNKNWIEKITTHLILRDFTSFMEKTVRAIRYLKNTRSFSV from the exons ATGAAGTTTCCCCAGGGCTGCGACCGCGACCGTGACTGCGAccgcgccggccgccgccgcccgcccgccctccgcgccgccgccgccgccgccctgccgccgctgctgctcctcctgctgctgccgcgggccgccgccgccccgctggccgccgccgccgactCCTCGGGGGAGGCCGAgccggaggaggcggcggggcggcgggcggcgctgccCGACTGCGTGCGGCTGGCCCGGCTGCTGCACGCCCGGGCggcccagctgcaggaggag ATGTGCGAGAAGTTCACCGTCTGCAAGAACAGCATGGAAATGCTCGCCCAGAACAACCTCAACCTCCCCAAGGTGACAGAGGAAGACGGGTGCCTGCTCGCCGGCTTCGATGAG GATAAATGCTTGAGGAAAATCTCCAGCGGGCTTTATACGTTTCAGACGTACCTTGAATACATACAAGAAACTTTTACTAGTGAAAAGCAAAACGTTGAATCGCTGTGCTATAGTACAGAGCACCTGGCACATACCATAAGACAGATGGTGA TCAATCCCGATGAAGTGATCATCCCAGACTCCGCTACCCAGGAATCCCTCCGTGCAAAGCTGAAGTCCAATAAGAACTGGATAGAGAAAATCACCACGCACCTCATCCTCCGAGACTTTACTTCATTTATGGAGAAAACAGTGAGGGCCATTCGCTACTTGAAAAATACCAGGAGTTTCAGTGTCTGA